Proteins from a genomic interval of Streptomyces sp. NBC_00820:
- the tatA gene encoding Sec-independent protein translocase subunit TatA encodes MFGRLGAPEIILILVVIILLFGAKKLPDMARSLGKSARILKSEAKAMKEEGNSSAQPPSSNEQPGAQRTIQAAPGDVTSSRPVNEPTDTTQR; translated from the coding sequence ATGTTCGGAAGGCTCGGAGCCCCCGAGATCATTCTCATCCTCGTCGTCATCATCCTGCTGTTCGGCGCGAAGAAGCTTCCGGACATGGCCCGCTCGCTCGGCAAGTCCGCGCGCATCCTCAAGAGCGAGGCCAAGGCGATGAAGGAAGAGGGCAATTCCTCCGCCCAGCCCCCCAGCTCCAACGAGCAGCCCGGGGCCCAGCGCACCATCCAGGCGGCCCCCGGCGACGTGACCAGCTCGCGGCCGGTCAACGAGCCGACGGACACCACCCAGCGCTGA
- a CDS encoding helix-turn-helix transcriptional regulator yields the protein MAGKPVRPVNAIDQTRRMLSLVTYLRERPGARIADVARAFGITEDELVADLDLLPMCGTSFRGGDLLDIDTDGERIWWHNPAALGEEAAEPLRLAADEATALLVAARAVSTLPGLRESDRQALLRATAKVETAAGEAAGASSRLSVTFESEGGVFADVDRAISERRRLWIRYYSPARDEVTEREIDPIRLVSVGHTYVEAWCRRSEARRTFRLDRVAEIRVLDEPAAPPEIELRDLSEALVQPAAEDPEVVIEVGPGGRWVAEYYPHDSADELPDGGLRITLRTPDPASLRRLALRLGGDGRIVSPPELADSARKAAREALAAYDSHTAAVHGEPQGPYDRRERGL from the coding sequence ATGGCAGGCAAACCGGTCAGGCCCGTGAACGCCATCGACCAGACCCGGCGGATGCTCTCCCTGGTGACCTATCTGCGAGAGCGCCCCGGCGCCCGGATCGCGGACGTCGCGCGTGCCTTCGGGATCACCGAGGACGAGCTGGTCGCCGACCTCGATCTGCTGCCCATGTGCGGGACCAGCTTCCGGGGCGGTGACCTGCTGGACATCGACACCGACGGCGAGCGCATCTGGTGGCACAACCCGGCCGCGCTCGGCGAGGAGGCGGCCGAGCCGCTGCGGCTCGCCGCGGACGAGGCGACCGCGCTGCTGGTGGCGGCCCGCGCGGTCTCGACGCTGCCCGGTCTGCGGGAGAGCGACCGCCAGGCCCTGCTGCGGGCGACGGCGAAGGTGGAGACCGCGGCCGGCGAGGCGGCCGGCGCGAGTTCCCGGCTGTCGGTGACCTTCGAGTCCGAGGGCGGGGTCTTCGCCGACGTCGACCGGGCCATCTCCGAGCGCCGCCGGCTGTGGATCCGCTACTACTCCCCGGCCCGCGACGAGGTCACCGAGCGGGAGATCGACCCGATCCGGCTGGTCAGCGTCGGGCACACCTATGTGGAGGCCTGGTGCCGCCGCTCCGAGGCCCGTCGCACCTTCCGGCTCGACCGGGTCGCCGAGATCAGGGTCCTGGACGAGCCGGCCGCGCCGCCCGAGATAGAGCTGCGCGACCTCTCCGAGGCGCTGGTTCAGCCGGCCGCCGAGGATCCGGAGGTCGTGATCGAGGTCGGTCCGGGCGGTCGGTGGGTGGCCGAGTACTACCCCCACGACAGCGCCGATGAGCTTCCCGACGGCGGGCTGCGTATCACTCTGCGCACCCCCGATCCGGCGTCCCTGCGCCGGCTGGCGCTGCGGCTGGGCGGCGACGGCCGGATCGTCTCGCCGCCCGAGCTGGCCGACAGCGCCCGTAAGGCGGCCCGCGAGGCGCTGGCCGCCTACGACAGCCACACCGCGGCGGTGCACGGTGAGCCGCAAGGGCCGTACGACAGGCGGGAGCGAGGGCTTTGA